In the genome of Ureibacillus sp. FSL W7-1570, the window GATGAAACATTGATTGACCAGCTGGTTAAAGAAGAAGGGGACATCGCCAAAATCGAAAAACATTTGGGGATCAAAGTGGACGTACGCCTTGCAAAATCACGGGACCAATATTTATGTTTAAAGCGCTTTGAAGAAGCGGAATTATATGAAGATGAAGAATGGATTGATGAGATCGCCTTCACCATTCCGGAAGAGGTGTTTTCAGAAAGTTCGGCGGTAAAAATTCCTTTGTATGGCGCAAGAAGCGATTTTCCCCAAATAAGCGACGAAAATTGGAATAAAGTGAATTACAATTCCATCATGCAATGCAGCATTTGCGAAAAACGCAACCGATGCGGACAAACTTTGCATCGGGCCTATTATCGGAAAGCGGTGGATTTGATCGTCTGCTCCCAGGATTTTTTAATGGAACATTTGGCAACGAAAGAATCCCGCAAACGGGAAGGGCAATTGACTCTCTTGCCGGAAGTGTCAATGATTGTCCTGGATGAAGGGCATCTGTTGGAATATGCTGCCCAAAAGGCGATGACTTATAAAGTGCAGAATTATACGATCGTAAAATTGCTGGATCACTTGATGGCGGACGGAATCCGTGAAAGCACTTTATATGCAATGGAAAAACTGCAAGATGACCATGAATTGTTTTTTGACCAGCTCCGGGATGATGTAATCCCGTCAGAAGAGGACAGAAAAAGTATCCGGAAATCAGAAAAGTTGATTGCATTGGGAAAACAATTGATCGCTGACGTGGAACAATTGCTGGAAGAGTTTGTATTCGAATCGGAAATGTATGTGATTCCGGAATATGAATTGAATATTGTTGAAGAATTTTTGGAAGATTATCAGGAAGCATTAAAGATATTTATCTCAAAAAGCGATGCCATTGACTGGCTGGAGGATACGGATGGAGAAGAAACATTGGTCATCATGCCAAGATTGATTACAGAAGTATTGGAAGAGAAATTATTCTCTAATAACATACCAATCATTTTTTCATCGGCAACGTTATCGGTAAATAATGATTTTTCCTATATTGCATCCAGCTTAGGTGTAAAAAAATATCAACATTTCAGCGTGCCTTCTCCTTTTGATTATGATGAAGTGATGAAAATCTATTTGCATGAGCTGGACGAAGATCAAAAGATGAAAAAAGTGGAAGAGCTGCTCAAGCAAAACAAGAAAACGTTGGTGCTCTTCAAATCAAGACAATCGATGCTGAAATTCAAAGAGAATTTGCCATTGATGTCCCGGTTGACGGTCGGTTTTGAAGGGGATCGTGAACTCACATCCATCATCAAAGATTTCCAAAACGGTACAATCAAAACCCTTTGCTCTTATCATTTATGGGAAGGGGTAGACTTGCCTGAAGAATCTTTGACGCAGATCATCATTTATGAATTGCCTTTCCCGCCGAAAGATCCGCTTTTTGAAGCAAAAAGAAAATTTGCTGGAAATCCATTTGAAGAAGTGGATATGCCATTTATGTTATTGCGGTTGCAGCAGGGGATCGGCCGGCTTATTCGGACGGCCAATGATTATGGAGATATCCATATTTTATTAAATGAAGAAGACCGTAAAATGCGGTCCCGCTTCCTTGAAGTATTGCCGGTGGAACCACAATAAGAATATGAAACTGCCACAGATATATGCAAAAAGTCTATATGGATTTTTTGCATATTTTTTTATTTTTTGGAATATAATTTTATAAAATTTGTTGAATTTGGTCGGGGCGACGGCGTATTATGTCAATGATTGTCTGTTTTTTTGAAATTCTATGAAAAAGGAGAATCGTATGAGACTAAAAGGGAAGGTTGCGATTATTACCGGAGGAGCAAACGGGATTGGCAAGGCTGCTACAAAAAGATTTTTGGAAGAAGGGGCAAAAGTGGTTGTCGCGGATATACAAAAGGAAGCGGGGGAGCAATTGGCGAAACAATTCCGGGATCAGGGACATGAAGTAATGTTCTATCCAGTGAACGTTGCATCCAAAGATGAAGTGGAAACAATGGTCGAGAAAGTGAAAGAAATCTTCGGAAAAATCGATATTTTAATTAACAATGCGGGGATTACAAGGGATGCTATGCTTGTCAAAATGACGGAAGAGCAATTCAATGACGTGATCGATGTGAATTTAAAAGGCGTATTTCATTGTACGCAAGCGGTTGCAAAAGTCATGATTGAACAAGGAAATGGGAAAATTATCAATACATCCTCTGTCAGCGGCATCTATGGAAACATCGGGCAAACAAATTATGCTGCTGCAAAGGCGGCCATTGTCGGGATGACGAAGACATGGGCGAAGGAGCTGGGCAAAAAGGGAATCAATGTGAATGCGGTGGCTCCGGGATTTACGAAAACCACAATGGTGGAGAAAATGCCTGAAAAAATATTAAATTATATGGAATCGATTACAAGCTTGAAAAGGCTTGGAGAACCGGATGATATTGCAAACGCTTACCTGTTTTTGGCTTCCGATGAATCCAATTATATTACCGGTCACGTATTGCATGTGGATGGCGGAATTATGATGTAAAATGAAAAGTACTAGTTGAAAAAATGTTCACACTATTTTAATATTTAATTTGTGTGTAATAGAAAAAACCCTCCCCATTTGAGGGGAGGGAATTGTGCTGTCATTTTACCAGAGTTTGAAACCTTTTGAACCAACTGGAGAGTTATTGATGATATCAATGATTGGGATTGTGTAAGCGAAGATGATCACCGCAATCATGATAATTCCCCAAAGTTTGAAGTTTTCAAGGGCTGCAGGTACTTTTTCTGCACCTGGTGCAACTTCCGCAACAGGGAATTCTTCTTCTCCTTTCGGTGCGAAGAATCCAAGGTAAATGATTAATCCAGTAATTACTAAGATGGCGATGAATAGGATTGAACCACCAACTGCTTGCGCTACTTGGTAAGAAATCCATTCAGCTGCTTGTTCTGAACCGCCATATTCGGAGTAAGCGGAACGACGTGGCGCACCGAGTAAACCTGCAATGTGCATGGCACTTGACATGATTGTCATACCGATAGCCCATAAAATACCTGCGCAGTTAGCCATGCTGTTTGCGCGTTTTGTTAATTTTCTGCCATTTAGGTGTGGTATTAACCAGAAGGCTGTTCCGAAGAATGTTAACGCAACAGCAGTTGCTACAGTCAAGTGGAAGTGACCTGTTACCCAAATTGTGTTGTGTACAAGTTCGTTCATTTGGTAAGATGCGTTAACGATACCGCCGGCACCACCAGGAATGAAGGCAACCATACCAATGAATGGCAATAAGAATCTTGAATCGCTCCAAGGCAATTTTTTGAACCAACCGAATACGCCTTTAGCGCCAAGTTCGCGACCACGCATTTCAAATGTTGCGAACAGGGAGAAGGCAGTCATTAAAGATGGAACAACAACGAAGAACGTTAAGACTGTTTGAATAAATTTCCATAATGGATCGATACCTGGTTCAGTGAATTGGTGGTGTAGACCAACCGGCACTGAAAGGATCAAGAACAACATGAAAGCCAATTTTGCCAAAGATTCAGAGAAGATTTTTCCGCCAATGACTTTTGGAATGACAACATACCAAACCATGTAAGCAGGCAATAACCAGAAATAAACCAATGCGTGACCGAAGTACCAGAATAGAGTACGGGATAATAATACATCCACACGTTCAACCAAGCCCATGGACCAAGGAATCAATTGGAATAATACTTCTATTGCTACACCCAATGTAGCGATGAACCATAAGAGGTTGTTAACTACAGCCATAAAGGATAATAATGGTGTGCTTTGACCTTTATGTTCTTTTCTCCATTGAACAAAACGCATCGCTTGTGCTAAACCTGTAATCCATGAACCTACAACCACTAATGCCAAGCCAAGGTAGAATACCCAGTGAGCTTTCAATGGCGCATAGAATGTATAAAGGACAGAAGCTTGATTTGTTAAGACCATTGCCGCTGCTGCAACTAATCCGATTGTTGCAAGCCAGAAACCTACCCAGCCGATTGTGCGTTGTTTATTTGTGAATGTACCGCTAGTTCGGCTGACAGCAGCTGTTTGGAATCCCATAATGAAGAAAGTAGTCAATACAAGTCCGAGTAATACGCCGTGCACTGTCAATACTTGATAGTAGTTTAGGAAACTTGGAAGTTCAAATTTACCTGAACGAACTAAAACTTGTAATAGTCCGGCTGTACCACCTAAAAATACTGCTATGAATGCGACATAAATGTAAGCTAATGCCAATTTTCCATCTTTTTTATCAACAAATTCAAGCTGTTTTTTCAAGCCTGAAGATGCAGTGCTTTTTACAGTTTCCTTAGTTGCTGTTGTCATTAGTGTCCACCACCTTTAATGTAGAGTACATCAATGCGTGACCTGTACCGCAGTACTCGTTACATACGATTGTATACGTTCCGGCTTTATCTAAAGTTGTAATTTTTTCAGATACATAACCAGGTTCAAGCATCATGTTGATGTTTGTTCCTGCAACCTCGAGTCCGTGAATAACGTCTTTTGTAGTAGCGATGAAACGAACTTTAGATCCTACCGGGATTTCAATTTCAGTTGGATTGTAAGCGAAAGCCTGTGCAACGAGCACTACTTCATAATCCCAATCTTTGCCTTCCACTTTATGCAATCCTGGATTGTCAAACGGAGCATATTCATCAACCTTTTCATAGTCAATTGTCCATTTAGAGTTATTTGGATGCGTTCCGCTATGGAATGCGCTTACACCGAGGATGATAAGGAACACGATCAGCGTACCTGTTCCGAAAATCATCCACCATTTCTCATACTTGTGTATTTCCATTGTTTTCCCTCCTACTCAAGTTGTTAGAAGCGAGCTTGATCGTTTAGAAACGACCAGTGTACAGATCGAATGCAAGTACCCAGAAAATGATGATGACCAGCCCCACTCCGAAGGTCGCTAATAGGGTACCTTTTAAATTTTCTTCTGACGAAGGCTTTTTGTGATTTGACATGTCTCTCCCTCCTATGAACTTCAAATGTGTTACTTCACGATTCATCATAATAAAAATAAAACTGCTAAGATGTGATAAAAATCACAGTTCTATAATGGAAATGTGAAATTACTGTGAAAGCTAATACCATCCTCCCCCCTTTTATGGCGCTTAATCTGTGAGGGTTTTCATAAAAAACTTAATAGAAGTATTGAAAATACAGCTTTTTATGAGGAAAAATAGATTAGGTGTTTGTACATTCAATACCTTTTTTCGACAAAAGAAAAACCAGCCAAATAAAAAATTTTCTATTTTATAATGTTGAAATTTTTTATATAATAATTGATAAAGATTCTCATTATTAGG includes:
- the fabG gene encoding 3-oxoacyl-ACP reductase FabG, which encodes MRLKGKVAIITGGANGIGKAATKRFLEEGAKVVVADIQKEAGEQLAKQFRDQGHEVMFYPVNVASKDEVETMVEKVKEIFGKIDILINNAGITRDAMLVKMTEEQFNDVIDVNLKGVFHCTQAVAKVMIEQGNGKIINTSSVSGIYGNIGQTNYAAAKAAIVGMTKTWAKELGKKGINVNAVAPGFTKTTMVEKMPEKILNYMESITSLKRLGEPDDIANAYLFLASDESNYITGHVLHVDGGIMM
- a CDS encoding ATP-dependent DNA helicase; this translates as MKSSIPFELSKEKSFFDSLGDWIGDIFYDILPEKGFECRDEQIYMSYQIEKALKEKNVLFAEAGVGTGKTLAYLLPAIAYARYKGKPALIACADETLIDQLVKEEGDIAKIEKHLGIKVDVRLAKSRDQYLCLKRFEEAELYEDEEWIDEIAFTIPEEVFSESSAVKIPLYGARSDFPQISDENWNKVNYNSIMQCSICEKRNRCGQTLHRAYYRKAVDLIVCSQDFLMEHLATKESRKREGQLTLLPEVSMIVLDEGHLLEYAAQKAMTYKVQNYTIVKLLDHLMADGIRESTLYAMEKLQDDHELFFDQLRDDVIPSEEDRKSIRKSEKLIALGKQLIADVEQLLEEFVFESEMYVIPEYELNIVEEFLEDYQEALKIFISKSDAIDWLEDTDGEETLVIMPRLITEVLEEKLFSNNIPIIFSSATLSVNNDFSYIASSLGVKKYQHFSVPSPFDYDEVMKIYLHELDEDQKMKKVEELLKQNKKTLVLFKSRQSMLKFKENLPLMSRLTVGFEGDRELTSIIKDFQNGTIKTLCSYHLWEGVDLPEESLTQIIIYELPFPPKDPLFEAKRKFAGNPFEEVDMPFMLLRLQQGIGRLIRTANDYGDIHILLNEEDRKMRSRFLEVLPVEPQ
- a CDS encoding cytochrome c oxidase subunit II; its protein translation is MEIHKYEKWWMIFGTGTLIVFLIILGVSAFHSGTHPNNSKWTIDYEKVDEYAPFDNPGLHKVEGKDWDYEVVLVAQAFAYNPTEIEIPVGSKVRFIATTKDVIHGLEVAGTNINMMLEPGYVSEKITTLDKAGTYTIVCNEYCGTGHALMYSTLKVVDTNDNSN
- a CDS encoding b(o/a)3-type cytochrome-c oxidase subunit 1, producing MTTATKETVKSTASSGLKKQLEFVDKKDGKLALAYIYVAFIAVFLGGTAGLLQVLVRSGKFELPSFLNYYQVLTVHGVLLGLVLTTFFIMGFQTAAVSRTSGTFTNKQRTIGWVGFWLATIGLVAAAAMVLTNQASVLYTFYAPLKAHWVFYLGLALVVVGSWITGLAQAMRFVQWRKEHKGQSTPLLSFMAVVNNLLWFIATLGVAIEVLFQLIPWSMGLVERVDVLLSRTLFWYFGHALVYFWLLPAYMVWYVVIPKVIGGKIFSESLAKLAFMLFLILSVPVGLHHQFTEPGIDPLWKFIQTVLTFFVVVPSLMTAFSLFATFEMRGRELGAKGVFGWFKKLPWSDSRFLLPFIGMVAFIPGGAGGIVNASYQMNELVHNTIWVTGHFHLTVATAVALTFFGTAFWLIPHLNGRKLTKRANSMANCAGILWAIGMTIMSSAMHIAGLLGAPRRSAYSEYGGSEQAAEWISYQVAQAVGGSILFIAILVITGLIIYLGFFAPKGEEEFPVAEVAPGAEKVPAALENFKLWGIIMIAVIIFAYTIPIIDIINNSPVGSKGFKLW